AGAAGCTAAGGATTAGTGCATCTGGAGAGACATTGCATATCATGAATGCATtatgaatctaaaaaaaagacTTAAGAGTCTTGACTtccaaaaatgatattttcaaatatatCAACGTTTGgagaagaaggaaggaaggaaaatttGTTTACTTATCATTCTGTTTCACAGTACAAGATGTACAACACTGTGTCTCTGTGACTATAGCAGGGTAAAGATTGGGATCTGACAGCATCACTTATTCTACTGCTTAGCACATTGCAACGTGGCTGATTATCATTTTATGattgaatgtgtattttgctgAATCTATTTAGAGTTTGAATGTAGTCTTAGTTTTTAATTTCTACATGTTACAATCACAATTAGAATCTAGCAATATAAGTCTATTAATCTGTTATAACAAATGTACATACCTCATTCAGTGCATTTTTGATCTCAGTCTTGTCCATGGACAGCAGCTCCACCCTGTCCACCTCCCCGGTCCGGCCGGCCTCGGCCAGCTGCAGCTGAGACTTGTAGTCTTTAGCCGCACGCAGCTTCGGCCGCAGGTTCTGTAGTATGTCCTGGATGTAAACTGGAGTGGAAAACAATTTCCATCAGATCGCTTGAAAGATGATGTACAAGAGTGGACAGtttgagttttttttcattcaaaaagGTTCTCAGAACAACCTGGACATAACTCAGACAGTAAAcaaagataatgatgatgatgataatgtttgtcCATCAGATGTCTGCAAGGACCTTGACTTTGGACTCAGTCAACCTTGTAAACAAAGGTACAAAAGGAGGAAAAATAATGTCTATCTCCCTACTGAGCAGCTTATGCTCAAACTGATTATGACTATAGACAACACAAGCTTAAGTACAATGCACTGACCTTCTACCCCCGCAGGGCTGAAGCCCTCCCCCTTGGAGACCCAGAGTGGCCCCAGGACTGGTGTGGTGGCCGTCTGGAGAACCTTGTCTAGGGGGTCGGCTGGGGGAAAAAAGAAAGGATGAAATTTAGGTTACTTTGACCTGTTAAGGAAATGTCTAACTTCAACAAAATGTTatattgatgaaggttagatatcccaATGataagacatgccaaaaagcagttactcacttagcaactggatatggttttagaaatggtcagaagtttcactttcagacaaccatctggtgacttttgtcagtgtcaccaacgaaagacaccggatggttgtctaaAATGCcttactgtttccaaaatcatatacagttgcatgagtaacttACTGCTTTTTGCTGAACAAAATGTTATTTAGCAAGGTAGATGAACTGTCTAGCCTGTTGTGAGAGAGGAAAAGTCTGCTTACCTTCGTTCAGGTCTACGATCTCCTTCCCGCTCCAGTCAAACAGAACCCGGGCAGGAGAGTTTAGACTCATGCAGCCTGTACAGGCATCCAGGAACTGGGCAGAACGACAGGGAAAATTAGGTTTACTTAGTGTATTCCAGGCTAATGTCTGTCTTCTATTTCGGTtgccatctgtatctgtatccacaTACATTAGctggtataacacaccagctttgtaggcACACGACATAACAGCAGCTATAAATGacttattacattttgtatttgcacCTAACATCTGACGGCAAATAGGATGCTTCTACTTTATCTAAATATAATTATCAAATTCCACTAACTAAAAGTCTCTATTTGTATGTCATAGGAATGCtacatatatgtgtttgtgtctaCATTCATGATGTTGGTTTGTTTAATACagctgtgtttatttgtttgcaatAGCCAACACTTGTGAGCTACCATAGCTGAAATATGAAAAGTACAACAAATTACAGAAATAATATTTACCTGTTGAAGTGCATCCAGGGAGGCCACCACctcctgacctttgaccccctGTCCATTGAGGAAGATCAGGATCCGATGTCTTCTCTTCTCCACAAGAGTTCTGTCAGTCACATAAAAAAAAGGTAAGACTTCTTTTCTCTGTCTTCATCTCTTTGAAATGTTTGGACTAAACAAAATGagcttttttttgtttacatcatgaTTTAGTCAAGTCTTGTGTGATTGTTGAGTATCTACTGAACAACAAACTAACGTATTGAGTGTCTACAACAAATTAACGTATTACGCTCGAGAACATTCCATGCCAAGTAATTTTATCACAATACAGTAGGTTAAGTTCGAATTGCACTGACTCTGTTTATTTCATATCACACCGATAgcatttgtttaattttgtactgatgaaggcgactgacggtcgtcgaaacgtttacggaAGAATCAAAAGAAGATTTTgtaatgaagaagactttgttcaatctACAACAAATGTTCTTAGCTTTGAATGAACGTGAGAAGAGCGTACTTAAGTCTCTTGGAGAGAGAAGACTTGGTCTTGCCCCTCTTGACGTCCTGTGGAAGGAGGATCCCGTTCATGGTCCACATGGCACCGCGTTTCAGCTGCTCTTGGGCTGGGGAATaagttacatgttacatgtcaGGTTTCATTTATGCAAGTTCTGGGTACATCagctttaacattttttttaggaagagagacaaaatatacattcaaaACAGGTTCTTTCTGATGTTATCTATCATAACTATGAGTTATCTACTGACATTCATTCAAACCTCCATCATACCTAAATATTTGGCAAAACTTTACGCCTTCTTTGAAAATACTTCGTAAATATTTTGTTGTGACCAACATTGGACTAAATATAACACTTTTTGGGGGGATTGTAAATAAGGATATCTAAAAAGTAAACAGGTCCCCAAGAAGTACTAAATTGCACCCTCATCAATGTCTTAAATCTTTTGAatcataatcatacatgtacatgtatagcataaAGACAATGGCTGCTGACAGAGCACCGAGCCTGTTGGAATAATCTAACAGCCTTGTATTTCGAAAGACATTCATTATTAGGAGCTAAAATTTTAAAGTCTAAGTATTACCAAGTTGACATATTACAAGATGTATCCTCTTACTTTTGACAGGTTTGTACGGGTCCTTGTACGGCTCCCCCTGTGAGATGAACACCTCGGCCTCGCGGGGGATGTCCTTGGGTGTGAACGCCTCCCTCCCGTCTGCCAGGAACACACGGCGGGCGGCGGACAGCAGGCTCAACTTGATGGTACATAGCTCCAGGAGCTGGAGGTTTGCAGgtaaaaaatacaacatgttacaaaatatacaatgtgaaatttcaacaacataaacattgtttataatatattgaaaaacTGTATAATCAGGGGTGGAGCTATAAATTTGTTAGGTTTACTTCTGTTGCTCTAAAACAGGCTGTCATCaccttaaagttaaactttgtaTAATATTTTATATAATCATGATTAAGTGAAAGCTGTGCAAAAAATGAACTCAAGGGAACAATGGGCAGATGGTCACCAAATAAGACAAGATTCTCAATGACAAAAATTTTaatgtgtcaatgggaaattaAAGTATCCAAGGAAGAGGTAAAAAGTGGTCACAATAGACAGGTGGTCCTTAGTTATCGGTGGTCAATTGTGCATGTTTGACAGCATTTCCAGAACTACACTATGGATATCTTATTATAAAAACATTGCTGGCAACCGATGTGGTACATAGCATCTTACCTCCTTGATAGTTGGTGCAGTGACTCTGCTGAAGACATCCCTGCCTCCATTCTTGAAGGCTGTGACTGTGATGACTTTGGGCTGCTTCTTGTACAGGGGCTTAATCTTGCCACCTGTGGAGCTTCCTGTACAGTAGCAAAACAGTGTCTTTTATTTGCAAATGCACAATAAATCTTTAGTTTTGTTTGCActactactgtatactattagaAGTTAGATTGCTAATTGATAATCTTGTGTACGTTTGCTGTCAGTTTAAAGACATTCATGATAAGCAAATAAACTGCTGTCAGCTACTGACCTTCAAAAATTTAATCCAGAAGTAACAAAGTGCACCTAAGAAGCTCTCGTgttcggaaaaaaaaaattcttactaCTATAATTAACATTTTATCTGCGCATTGTTTGCCATACATGACATATATATAATTTCTGCCTCACCTGTCCTTGCAGAAGATTGTGGTGCATAGGAGGAGAATGAATTTGACCTGAAataaaaaagacgaaaaaaatcaacattgtacaaatatacatgACTACTATGATCACTCTATGGACTGGTAATCTTTGCATAACTAGCAAATACTCCATGTTTCAACCTCATATTGTATGTGTTGATTCAGTGACATGACTCAGAATATCGACATACTGCACATTTCTTATCAGAGACATTCGCATAGTTTTGCATAGTAAGCACatagtgtatgtgtgttgttaagtTGGCTTATCCTAATTTGAGCTTTGTGTTGGTTATGATATTTGTTCATGTATTTATGAgtattattatttgattatgattattattgttatgattTCGGTATGGcagctttgaaaaggtgtctttCGACACCTGTTCTGCCATTCCCTCCATTTGTCATTGTAcatggagaatccaaataaataagtaaataaataaaaaataaataatggCACTGTAGCTGTTCTCTCCTACCTGGCTCTATTCCTAGTAGCTGGAGCACTGGATGGCCTTTTTCTCTTTTCCTTCATGGTCTTCTGTTCTGCTTCAAACCCTGCAGGATCTGCTATGAACTTGGCGTCGATCCTCGACCTTTCCCGCGAGGCAGAGCGGCCTTGTACGGACGCTGACATCGGCCGCGCGGCCCCCTTTCCGGGGCCGGTCCCCTGCGCGTACCGGATGCCTCCATTCAGCAGCTGCTGTAGGTAGGGGGATGGGGTGTGGGTGGCTCTGAAATAAATATCAATCATATTATATTGAGATTCGTTGCatggaaaaattcatattttgtctaaaCACTGGGTTCTAGCAAGCCgaccatttttttctcagttgGGCAAAAAATCCTAATCCTAATTCAATCTGTCATTGAATGCTATGCGGTACCGGGTACATCAAAATactagaagaagaaaaactttactgcacaacaattgtacaaggttcAATGTATAGTAatctatatatatcatatgtggGAGTTGAACTATTGCTGATAACTAACATTTATATAATCCAACCTAACCCAACAGTATAGACAATCTATTCAATGTTATAcaatctaatactagtaatagtttAGAACATTATGTCAATAACAGCATGCTGCTTCAATATTTTTGCAAAGAACTGTTTATGGATTGACCTACATAGGACCTGGTAATGTCTGAGGTTGGCACACCTGTTACACAAGTAACATTTGCTGCTTCACTGAATTCAAAAGAAGAAAAGTACTTAGGCCAGTTAGGGCCATCACAAAACAGGAAGACATCTTACAATGCCCATTAATGTTTTCCACTCAACCAAGCAAACACTCACCCCTTGCTTAATTTTACAAATTTTTCCATATCAACAAATGACAGAGGTCCTTTCTGCTTTGTCACTGCCATGATGTGCGCAAAAGAAAGTTTACCGAACAACGGCTAGTAGTAAAAGTGAGTCGTTACGATAACAGACAATTCTGGCAGGTACCGAGGATGGAAACTGTTTATCTTGCAACGTGCGCCGTGGTCAACACGACCAGGCTGGTAAGACGATAGCGCACCTTTCACGTCCGACAATGGAGAACAGTATGCTTTACACTGCCTTTTCACGCATGGCTTGAGGTGTGAAAAAGGCAGGGAGAGCGATAGGAAGCCTTAATAGTCTGGAGTAGCCTATACAGGTGGTAGGAACTAGGGCACCAGCAATAGAGACCATAATTGTTATCCTTTGGTTTATCCCCTACCTTTATTGTGGGGAGGATCGTTTTGAAACGTGATATGAGGCATCTAATGCTAGTATATAGATTTGACTGTCTTGCATGTGTATCGCATATCAAGCTACTGCTAATTGCTGCCAACAATAACTGATCAAACCTGTTTCTCCTGTATAGTAGACGATTCACTCCCCCATGACGACCAGAGGTTAAAAGATCATCATATATTGAATAATTCAACTTGTCATCATGATAGTATTATACAATAATGAGAATTCGCAATGTCGACCACTGTTGAAGACTTTCCCAACGAGGGAGCAAACCTGCATGCATCAAGTCTTCACATGTAGGCCAGACTTTGGCAAGCAACTGTTGTTCTGTTATTTTTGTTGCTTGCTTGCACTTTGTCTTAAGAAGTAGCAGCCACACGCCAGCGTGAAAAAGATCCTCACACCCGTGTTTACACAAAATACTGGACAACCTTGAATACAAATTCCCAACTGCCATGGACATGAAAAGGCCAAGTTTATATTTTCCCGGGGACTTTTCCCATTTGCACCTTGTTGGGACATTTTGAGCCACAATCTGTGTTTCATCTGAGGTTTCTCCAGTGGTTAAAATTTCTTGAAGCAATGAAAAGTGGAAAGCATTTTTTTAACGTGCTTCCAAATGACTAGAATATACAACAGTTTGACAATTATTCAATTGcccaatttgcatatttcatgctttttcagaaaaatatcttTCCAACTGAACTTTAACAAAATGCTCCCTGGATGTCGGTAAAGAGATTCCATTATCATGGatgaaatttacatgtattagtacTCCTGTCAATCATACATGGCTTTGCATCTTCGATAACTGAAATTCATGCTGAATCAAATCTATATTTTATTAACTAAAGACACAAGTTACCTTGTCTGATCATACACTTGCACACCACCTGCACTATAGACCTACATGTGTTGCTAGTCTGCAAGCTACGATTAAATAGTACATAATGTAGTcatcatcatgatgatgatgcaaataTAATCGTTCCTGTGGTTGAAGGT
The sequence above is drawn from the Branchiostoma floridae strain S238N-H82 chromosome 4, Bfl_VNyyK, whole genome shotgun sequence genome and encodes:
- the LOC118413529 gene encoding uncharacterized protein LOC118413529, which codes for MSKRERDKPKSLSTHKLGRSASGTVSYEDLIVAQYLDEIRKATKDKGATHTPSPYLQQLLNGGIRYAQGTGPGKGAARPMSASVQGRSASRERSRIDAKFIADPAGFEAEQKTMKEKRKRPSSAPATRNRAR